From Providencia sp. R33, a single genomic window includes:
- a CDS encoding adenylosuccinate synthase, whose amino-acid sequence MGKNVVVLGTQWGDEGKGKIVDLLTERAKYVVRYQGGHNAGHTLVVNGEKTVLHLIPSGILRENVISIIANGVVLAPDALMKEMKELEDRGVPVRERLRLSEACPLILPYHVALDNAREKARGSKAIGTTGRGIGPAYEDKVARRGLRVGDLFDKATFAEKLKEIVEYHNFQLVNYYKEPAVDYQKTLDDIMAVADILTGMVIDVSDLLYKASQNNEFVMFEGAQGTLLDIDHGTYPYVTSSNTTAGGVATGSGLGPRYVNYVLGIIKAYSTRVGAGPFPTELFDEVGEFLREKGQEFGATTGRKRRTGWLDIVAINRAVQINSLSGFCMTKLDVLDGLEEVKICVGYCRPDGKVLETTPLAADEWDGLEPVYESMPGWKETTFGVKQRELLPQAALDYIKRVEDLTGIPVDIISTGPDRSETMILRDPFDAE is encoded by the coding sequence ATGGGTAAGAACGTTGTCGTACTGGGCACCCAATGGGGTGACGAAGGGAAGGGCAAGATCGTCGACTTGCTGACAGAGCGCGCTAAATATGTAGTTCGCTATCAGGGCGGCCATAATGCTGGCCATACGCTTGTTGTAAACGGTGAAAAAACCGTTCTCCACTTAATTCCATCCGGTATTCTTCGTGAAAATGTCATCAGCATCATTGCTAATGGTGTTGTTCTTGCGCCAGACGCATTAATGAAAGAGATGAAAGAATTGGAAGACCGCGGTGTTCCTGTTCGCGAACGTTTACGTCTTTCAGAAGCATGTCCACTGATCCTGCCTTATCATGTTGCATTAGATAACGCGCGTGAAAAAGCACGTGGTTCCAAAGCAATTGGAACAACTGGTCGTGGTATTGGTCCTGCTTACGAAGACAAAGTTGCTCGTCGTGGTTTACGTGTTGGTGATTTATTCGATAAAGCAACTTTTGCAGAAAAATTAAAAGAAATCGTCGAATATCATAACTTCCAGCTCGTTAACTACTATAAAGAACCTGCTGTTGATTACCAAAAAACGCTGGATGATATCATGGCAGTTGCCGATATCCTGACTGGCATGGTAATCGATGTATCTGATCTGCTGTATAAAGCAAGCCAGAACAACGAATTCGTGATGTTTGAAGGTGCACAAGGCACATTACTGGACATCGACCACGGTACTTATCCGTATGTAACCTCTTCAAATACCACTGCGGGTGGTGTTGCAACAGGTTCTGGTTTAGGTCCACGTTATGTTAACTACGTACTGGGTATCATCAAAGCTTACTCAACACGTGTTGGTGCGGGTCCATTCCCAACTGAACTGTTTGACGAAGTGGGTGAATTCCTGCGTGAAAAAGGTCAAGAGTTTGGTGCTACCACCGGTCGTAAACGTCGTACTGGTTGGTTAGATATCGTTGCAATCAACCGCGCAGTACAAATCAACTCACTGTCAGGTTTCTGCATGACTAAACTGGATGTTTTAGACGGTTTAGAAGAAGTGAAAATCTGTGTGGGCTACTGTCGTCCAGATGGCAAAGTGCTTGAAACAACGCCTTTAGCTGCGGATGAGTGGGATGGTTTAGAGCCAGTTTACGAATCAATGCCAGGTTGGAAAGAAACCACTTTTGGTGTGAAACAAAGAGAATTACTGCCACAAGCAGCTCTGGATTACATCAAACGCGTTGAAGACTTAACGGGTATCCCTGTTGATATTATTTCAACTGGTCCAGATCGTTCTGAAACAATGATCCTGCGTGACCCGTTTGACGCTGAGTAA
- the hflC gene encoding protease modulator HflC: MRKSLIVIVIAILAVAYASIFIVPQTDRGIVLRFGKVLRDSENKPIIYEPGLHFKVPFIETVKMLDARIQTLEIQADRYLTSENKDLMVDSYLKWRVTDFSRYYVATGGGNPYQAETLLKRKFSDRLRSEFGRLSVKDIITDSRGRLTVDVRDALNKGTAVDDATKEADAAIADAAKRVEEETNLKPLVVNANSMAALGIEVVDVRIKRIELPNEVSEAIYARMRAEREAVARQHRSQGQEEATKIRAVADKTVTETLAEAERTALTYRGEGDAMATKLFADAFNQDPEFYAFIRSLRAYEQSFKSGEDIMVLSPDTDFFRFMKAPTKLRATD, encoded by the coding sequence ATGCGTAAATCGCTAATTGTTATCGTTATTGCCATCTTGGCAGTTGCATACGCATCTATCTTTATTGTTCCTCAAACTGACCGCGGTATCGTATTGCGTTTTGGTAAGGTTCTGCGTGATTCTGAAAACAAACCGATCATTTATGAGCCGGGTCTGCATTTTAAAGTTCCATTTATTGAAACTGTAAAAATGCTAGATGCACGTATTCAGACACTGGAAATCCAAGCTGACCGTTATCTGACAAGCGAAAACAAAGACTTAATGGTGGACTCCTACCTGAAATGGCGTGTTACTGACTTCAGCCGCTACTATGTGGCAACTGGCGGTGGTAATCCATATCAAGCGGAAACCCTGTTAAAACGTAAGTTTAGTGACCGTTTACGTTCTGAGTTTGGTCGTTTAAGCGTTAAAGACATCATCACGGATTCACGTGGTCGTTTAACTGTTGATGTGCGTGATGCCTTGAACAAAGGTACTGCAGTTGATGACGCAACAAAAGAAGCGGATGCAGCGATTGCTGATGCTGCAAAACGTGTTGAAGAAGAAACTAATCTAAAACCACTGGTTGTGAATGCAAACAGTATGGCGGCGTTAGGTATCGAAGTTGTCGACGTACGTATTAAACGTATTGAACTGCCAAATGAAGTTTCTGAAGCTATCTATGCACGTATGCGTGCAGAGCGTGAAGCGGTAGCGCGTCAGCACCGTTCACAAGGCCAAGAAGAAGCCACGAAAATTCGTGCGGTTGCAGATAAAACTGTAACTGAAACACTGGCAGAAGCAGAGCGTACCGCACTGACTTACCGAGGTGAAGGTGATGCGATGGCAACAAAACTGTTTGCTGATGCATTCAACCAAGACCCAGAGTTCTATGCGTTTATTCGTAGCTTGCGTGCCTATGAGCAAAGCTTTAAGAGTGGTGAGGACATAATGGTATTAAGTCCAGACACTGATTTCTTCCGCTTTATGAAAGCACCAACTAAGCTTCGTGCAACAGATTAA
- the hflK gene encoding FtsH protease activity modulator HflK — protein sequence MAWNQPGNDGQDRDPWGSGNKGGNSGGNKGGRKRGAYDLDDLFRKIGSKLGGNKGGNGGDGENKQPSQISGRLGMLALAAIVVVWAGSGFYTIKESDRGVVLRFGEYSGVVGPGLNWKPTFIDRVVPVNVETVREQATNGMMLTSDENVIRVEMNVQYRVTDPAQYLFSVTNPDNSLRQALDSAVRGVIGQSAMEQVLTTNRAFIRDVTQKELEATIAPYKMGITLLDVNFQAARPPEDVKAAFDDVISAREEEQKTIREAHAYRNEVLPLAKGNAQRLIEEAEAYKASVVFKAEGEVASFAKMLPEYRAAPEITRERLYIDTMERVLSNTRKVIANDKSNSMLVLPLDQIMRGTNSDAASTSKVNPSARMATPSNSASSSAATPAQPNSAVRGDAVRVGRQ from the coding sequence ATGGCGTGGAATCAGCCCGGTAATGACGGACAAGACCGCGATCCGTGGGGAAGCGGCAATAAAGGCGGCAACTCTGGCGGGAACAAAGGTGGTCGAAAACGTGGGGCTTATGATCTCGACGATCTCTTTCGTAAAATAGGTAGCAAGCTGGGTGGAAATAAAGGCGGCAATGGTGGTGATGGCGAGAATAAACAGCCTTCACAAATCAGTGGCCGTTTAGGTATGCTAGCACTTGCAGCTATCGTAGTTGTCTGGGCAGGCTCTGGCTTCTACACCATCAAAGAAAGTGACCGCGGCGTAGTGTTACGTTTTGGTGAATACAGTGGTGTTGTTGGACCGGGTCTGAACTGGAAACCAACATTCATCGATAGAGTCGTGCCTGTCAACGTAGAAACTGTACGTGAACAAGCAACGAACGGCATGATGTTGACGTCAGATGAAAACGTGATCCGCGTTGAAATGAACGTTCAATACCGTGTGACAGACCCTGCGCAATACTTATTTAGCGTGACGAACCCAGACAACAGTCTGCGTCAGGCGTTAGACAGTGCTGTGCGTGGTGTTATTGGTCAATCCGCCATGGAGCAAGTATTGACTACGAATCGAGCCTTTATCCGTGATGTGACGCAAAAAGAGCTTGAAGCGACAATCGCACCATACAAAATGGGTATCACACTGCTGGACGTCAACTTCCAAGCAGCGCGTCCACCTGAAGATGTTAAAGCGGCATTCGATGACGTAATCTCAGCAAGGGAAGAAGAACAAAAAACGATTCGTGAAGCGCATGCTTATCGAAATGAAGTTCTTCCACTGGCGAAAGGTAACGCACAACGTCTGATTGAAGAAGCGGAAGCTTATAAAGCGAGTGTGGTCTTCAAAGCAGAGGGTGAGGTAGCAAGCTTTGCGAAAATGTTACCTGAATACCGTGCAGCGCCAGAGATTACGCGTGAGCGTCTTTACATCGATACGATGGAGCGTGTGTTAAGTAATACACGTAAAGTTATTGCGAATGATAAGAGCAACAGCATGTTAGTGCTACCGCTTGACCAAATCATGCGCGGTACAAACTCAGATGCGGCTTCAACGTCAAAAGTTAATCCGTCAGCAAGAATGGCGACGCCAAGTAACAGTGCGTCATCTTCTGCTGCAACGCCTGCACAGCCAAACAGCGCTGTTCGTGGTGATGCTGTTAGAGTAGGGAGACAATAA
- the hflX gene encoding ribosome rescue GTPase HflX, which translates to MFDRYEGGELAVLVHVFFSQEKDVDNLAEFESLVTSAGVKPVQIVTGSRKAPHPKFFVGEGKAEEIAQAVEESGADVVLFNHTLSPAQERNLERICQCKVVDRTGVILDIFAQRARTHEGKLQVELAQLRHLSTRLVRGWTHLERQKGGIGLRGPGETQLETDRRLLRDKIKQILSRLSRVEKQREQGRQARSKADIPTISLVGYTNAGKSSLFNRMTSADVYAADQLFATLDPTLRRINVEDVGVVVLADTVGFIRHLPHDLVAAFKATLQETREATLLLHVIDAADARLDENIHAVESVLEEIEADEIPALLVMNKVDMLEDFVPRIDRDEDNKPVRVWVSAQTGEGIPLLLQALTERLSGEIAHYELRLPPNEGRLRSRFYQLQSIEREWLEDDGSIGLEVRMPMVDWRRLCKQEQQLPDYVV; encoded by the coding sequence TTGTTTGATAGGTATGAAGGCGGTGAACTTGCTGTGTTAGTCCATGTCTTTTTTTCTCAAGAAAAAGACGTTGATAATCTGGCAGAGTTTGAGTCACTCGTGACATCTGCTGGGGTAAAACCCGTACAGATAGTCACAGGCAGTCGTAAGGCACCTCACCCAAAGTTTTTTGTTGGGGAAGGAAAAGCTGAAGAGATAGCCCAAGCCGTTGAGGAAAGTGGCGCAGATGTGGTGTTGTTTAATCACACGCTAAGCCCTGCTCAAGAACGTAATCTCGAAAGGATTTGCCAATGTAAGGTGGTTGACCGTACAGGGGTAATTTTAGATATATTTGCTCAACGAGCGCGTACACATGAAGGTAAACTTCAAGTCGAGTTGGCACAGTTACGTCATTTATCCACTCGCTTAGTGAGAGGATGGACACACCTTGAGCGCCAAAAAGGCGGGATTGGTTTACGTGGTCCTGGTGAAACTCAGCTTGAAACAGACCGTCGGTTATTAAGGGATAAAATCAAACAGATTTTATCGCGTCTTAGCCGAGTAGAAAAACAGCGTGAACAAGGGCGTCAAGCGAGAAGCAAAGCGGACATTCCGACAATTTCTCTCGTGGGTTACACCAATGCGGGTAAATCGAGTTTATTTAACCGTATGACGTCCGCGGATGTTTATGCTGCAGATCAGCTATTCGCGACACTCGACCCTACGCTTCGTCGTATTAATGTTGAGGATGTTGGTGTTGTCGTTTTAGCGGATACCGTAGGTTTTATCCGTCACTTGCCACATGATTTGGTTGCCGCATTTAAAGCAACCCTGCAAGAAACACGTGAGGCAACGTTATTGTTGCACGTTATCGATGCAGCAGATGCTCGCTTGGATGAAAATATCCATGCGGTTGAAAGCGTGTTGGAAGAAATTGAAGCGGATGAAATACCAGCACTTTTAGTGATGAACAAAGTTGATATGCTGGAGGATTTTGTCCCGCGTATTGACAGAGATGAGGATAACAAACCCGTTCGCGTCTGGGTTTCAGCGCAAACAGGTGAAGGTATCCCATTGCTGTTACAAGCATTGACGGAACGCCTTTCTGGTGAGATCGCACATTATGAATTGCGTTTACCACCGAACGAAGGTCGTTTGCGTAGCCGTTTTTATCAACTCCAGTCAATCGAACGTGAATGGTTGGAAGATGACGGCTCAATCGGCCTTGAGGTGCGTATGCCAATGGTGGATTGGCGACGTTTGTGCAAACAAGAGCAGCAATTACCTGACTACGTGGTTTAA
- the hfq gene encoding RNA chaperone Hfq: MAKGQSLQDPFLNALRRERVPVSIYLVNGIKLQGQIESFDQFVILLKNTVSQMVYKHAISTVVPARPVSHHSGTTGGSAGNGNYHSGAPTSQDGEATE; the protein is encoded by the coding sequence ATGGCTAAGGGGCAATCTTTGCAAGATCCGTTCCTGAACGCATTACGTCGTGAAAGGGTTCCGGTCTCTATTTATCTCGTTAATGGCATCAAATTGCAGGGGCAAATTGAATCTTTTGACCAATTTGTCATTTTATTAAAAAACACAGTTAGTCAGATGGTTTATAAACACGCTATCTCTACTGTTGTCCCTGCTCGTCCTGTTTCTCACCACAGTGGTACAACGGGTGGTAGCGCAGGCAATGGTAATTACCATTCTGGTGCTCCTACATCGCAGGATGGCGAAGCAACTGAGTAA
- the miaA gene encoding tRNA (adenosine(37)-N6)-dimethylallyltransferase MiaA, translating into MSDLVTQQKPDAIFLMGPTASGKTALAIELRKHLPVEIISVDSALIYRGMDIGTAKPTAEELSQAPHRLIDILDPSLPYSAADFRRDALKVMSEITAQGKIPLLVGGTMLYFKALLEGLSPLPSADASVRAQIEQIAQEHGWSEVHRQLAEVDPVAAARIHPNDPQRLSRALEVYLISGQTLTEMTQTAGEELPYNVFQFAIAPQDRKILHERIEQRFHLMIDAGFEEEVRALYHRGDLHVDLPAIRCVGYRQMWSYLDGEISHDEMVYRGICATRQLAKRQITWLRSWENVHWLDSEQPQQALDTVMQVVRA; encoded by the coding sequence ATGAGTGATTTAGTAACTCAGCAAAAACCTGATGCAATATTCCTAATGGGGCCAACAGCTTCAGGTAAAACCGCTTTAGCGATAGAACTTCGCAAGCATTTGCCTGTGGAAATTATTAGTGTCGATTCGGCGTTAATTTACCGTGGAATGGATATTGGTACTGCAAAGCCAACCGCCGAGGAACTCAGCCAAGCCCCTCATCGTTTGATTGATATTCTCGATCCATCTCTGCCGTATTCCGCTGCTGATTTTCGTCGTGACGCATTAAAAGTAATGAGTGAGATTACCGCACAAGGTAAAATACCGTTACTTGTTGGTGGCACAATGCTGTATTTCAAAGCATTGCTAGAAGGGCTTTCACCGTTGCCTTCTGCTGATGCAAGTGTGCGAGCACAAATAGAACAGATAGCACAAGAGCATGGTTGGAGTGAAGTTCATCGTCAATTAGCCGAGGTTGACCCTGTTGCGGCGGCGAGGATCCACCCAAATGATCCACAAAGATTATCCCGTGCTTTAGAGGTATATCTCATTTCAGGACAAACTTTGACTGAAATGACACAAACAGCAGGGGAAGAATTACCTTATAATGTGTTTCAGTTTGCTATTGCGCCACAAGATCGTAAAATTTTACATGAACGCATAGAACAACGTTTTCATCTGATGATAGACGCCGGTTTTGAAGAGGAAGTCCGCGCTCTTTACCACCGAGGTGATTTACATGTTGATCTTCCCGCTATTCGTTGTGTGGGTTATCGGCAAATGTGGTCATACTTGGACGGCGAAATTAGCCATGATGAAATGGTTTATCGGGGAATTTGTGCAACACGCCAATTGGCAAAACGCCAGATTACCTGGTTAAGAAGCTGGGAGAATGTTCACTGGTTAGATAGTGAGCAACCTCAGCAGGCGCTTGACACAGTTATGCAGGTAGTACGTGCATAG
- the mutL gene encoding DNA mismatch repair endonuclease MutL encodes MAIHILSPQLANQIAAGEVVERPASVVKELVENSLDAKATRIDIDIERGGEKLIRIRDNGCGINKDELILALARHATSKIATLDDLEAIMSMGFRGEALASISSVSRLTLTSKPAEQTEAWQSYAEGRDMEVTVKPAAHPNGTTVEVLDLFYNTPARRKFMRTEKTEFGHIDEVVRRIALSRPDVAINLTHNGKLVKQYRAAHDEIQQERRLGTICGTGFMQGALALAWEHSDLTIKGWVVSPSNTPVSETQYCYVNGRMMRDRLINHAIRQAFEGYLEENQQPAYVLYLTIDPKQVDVNVHPAKHEVRFHQARLVHDFIYQAVRTVLLEAASIGELPGIEPASTELENRSSAGDNYFSSPVPASKPNSAESQAERTAREPQTAYKPTSTATTSFSQPKPTSQFSGNVEPKNYGANYDKKAGDLYQSLMSIPVAAEDKKPLFPERQPADTFQVSSQPVAKNADNYLFGKVLTIYSKNFALIESSLGLILLSLTEANYLLKLAQLSPEGENLKPQPLLIPLKLSLKNDEIEVLQRYKEQLTIFGIEATIFHGKVTIHTVSLPLRTQNLSQLFSDLIGFLSTKESITQQDIAQWLAKAVSQVKTEESWSLAQAVQLLADVERICPQWVKNPPPTLLQLINLQSVVATLTNE; translated from the coding sequence ATGGCAATACATATTCTCTCTCCTCAATTAGCGAACCAAATTGCGGCGGGTGAAGTGGTTGAAAGACCTGCATCTGTCGTAAAAGAGCTGGTTGAGAACAGCCTTGATGCCAAGGCAACACGCATTGATATTGATATTGAGCGTGGAGGAGAGAAACTGATCCGTATTCGTGATAATGGCTGTGGGATCAACAAAGACGAATTGATCCTCGCCCTTGCGCGCCATGCGACCAGTAAAATTGCAACGCTTGATGACCTTGAAGCCATTATGAGTATGGGCTTTCGCGGGGAAGCATTAGCGAGTATTAGCTCTGTTTCACGGTTAACGTTGACGTCAAAACCTGCTGAGCAAACCGAAGCATGGCAATCCTATGCAGAAGGGCGGGACATGGAAGTGACGGTAAAGCCTGCAGCCCACCCCAATGGCACGACGGTTGAAGTGCTCGATTTATTCTATAACACCCCTGCGCGCCGCAAATTTATGCGCACCGAAAAAACCGAGTTTGGCCATATTGATGAGGTGGTTCGCCGCATTGCATTATCGCGCCCTGATGTGGCTATCAATTTGACTCATAACGGGAAACTGGTGAAACAGTACCGTGCCGCCCATGATGAAATTCAACAAGAAAGGCGGCTTGGGACTATTTGCGGAACGGGGTTTATGCAAGGCGCATTGGCGTTGGCTTGGGAGCATAGTGACCTCACAATTAAAGGCTGGGTAGTCTCCCCATCAAATACCCCTGTGAGCGAAACACAATATTGTTATGTGAATGGGCGAATGATGCGCGATAGGCTGATTAACCATGCTATCCGCCAAGCATTTGAAGGTTATTTAGAAGAAAACCAACAGCCTGCTTATGTATTGTATTTGACCATCGACCCAAAACAAGTGGATGTCAACGTCCATCCTGCTAAACATGAAGTGCGTTTTCACCAAGCTCGCTTAGTGCATGATTTTATTTATCAAGCGGTGCGCACCGTACTCCTTGAAGCCGCATCAATAGGTGAATTACCCGGAATAGAGCCTGCAAGTACAGAGCTCGAAAACCGCTCTTCAGCGGGGGATAATTATTTTTCTTCTCCTGTTCCTGCTTCGAAACCCAATTCTGCTGAATCACAGGCCGAGAGAACCGCACGTGAACCGCAGACCGCGTATAAGCCTACAAGCACGGCGACAACGAGTTTTTCCCAGCCGAAACCCACATCACAATTTTCAGGGAATGTGGAGCCAAAAAATTATGGCGCCAACTACGACAAAAAAGCGGGAGATCTTTATCAAAGCTTGATGTCTATCCCAGTTGCTGCGGAAGATAAAAAACCACTGTTTCCTGAACGCCAACCTGCGGATACGTTTCAAGTTTCTTCGCAACCTGTGGCAAAAAATGCGGATAACTACCTTTTTGGCAAAGTATTGACAATTTACTCAAAAAACTTTGCATTAATTGAGTCTTCGTTGGGACTAATCCTGTTATCCTTAACGGAAGCTAATTATTTATTGAAATTAGCGCAATTGTCGCCAGAGGGTGAAAACCTCAAGCCGCAGCCATTATTAATACCGCTAAAATTGTCACTTAAAAACGATGAAATAGAGGTTTTACAGCGGTACAAGGAACAATTGACAATATTTGGTATCGAAGCCACGATATTTCATGGAAAAGTGACAATTCATACGGTATCGTTACCATTAAGAACACAAAATTTATCGCAACTTTTTTCAGATTTGATCGGTTTTTTATCGACAAAAGAAAGCATCACACAACAAGATATCGCACAATGGCTAGCCAAAGCGGTTTCACAGGTGAAAACAGAAGAAAGTTGGAGTTTAGCACAGGCTGTTCAGTTGCTGGCTGATGTTGAGCGGATTTGTCCGCAGTGGGTAAAAAATCCCCCACCAACATTATTACAATTAATTAATTTACAATCCGTGGTAGCTACACTAACAAATGAGTGA
- the amiB gene encoding N-acetylmuramoyl-L-alanine amidase AmiB → MLNASMHRITRKGFLAAFVLFMLSLAWLFAVQAQAATLSNIQVNNSPSQAEVTLSFIDGKPDYSYFPLHSPERLVVDVKQRGEILGLPLKVPAGDLVKVVRSSQPSDNQHKRLVMELSRAAKTKAVLKQVGGEYQLVLTISTGNSTSSASFNRTNNNVAPVVNNTQDKPLKMNTPAPAPVSTPAPVKYKSMPKGSKQVVIAIDAGHGGKDPGAIGKNGYKEKDVTLSVAKKLYQRLEADPMFKPAMTRDGDYFISVGGRSEVARKKGANMLVSIHADSAPNSSARGASVWVLSNRRANSELGSWLEQREKQSELLGGAGDALSGADPYLSQAVLDLQFGHSQRVGYDVAVQVIQQLRKVGNIHKKTPEHASLGVLRSPDIPSILVETGFISNAAEEQLLKSNEFQDAVAEAIHLGLRQYFLANPIQAAPK, encoded by the coding sequence ATGTTGAATGCATCAATGCACAGAATAACAAGAAAGGGTTTTTTGGCAGCTTTTGTCCTTTTTATGCTTTCATTAGCATGGCTTTTTGCTGTGCAAGCACAAGCCGCAACACTGTCTAATATTCAAGTGAATAATAGCCCATCACAAGCTGAAGTCACACTAAGCTTTATTGATGGTAAGCCTGATTACTCTTATTTTCCATTGCATTCACCTGAGCGACTGGTTGTTGATGTTAAACAACGAGGTGAGATTCTTGGTTTACCGCTAAAAGTCCCTGCGGGCGATTTGGTAAAAGTCGTGCGTTCAAGCCAACCTTCTGACAACCAACACAAACGTTTGGTGATGGAGCTATCCCGCGCTGCAAAAACCAAAGCTGTTCTAAAGCAAGTGGGCGGGGAATACCAATTAGTTCTGACGATTTCAACAGGTAATTCAACCAGTTCAGCGTCATTTAATCGCACCAATAATAATGTTGCTCCTGTGGTGAATAACACACAGGACAAGCCGTTAAAAATGAATACCCCAGCGCCAGCGCCTGTTTCAACACCAGCCCCAGTAAAATACAAGAGCATGCCAAAAGGCAGTAAACAAGTGGTGATCGCCATTGATGCAGGGCATGGAGGGAAAGACCCGGGTGCGATTGGGAAAAACGGTTATAAAGAGAAAGACGTAACACTGAGTGTTGCAAAAAAACTCTATCAGCGCCTTGAAGCGGATCCTATGTTCAAACCTGCGATGACCCGTGATGGCGATTACTTTATTTCTGTTGGTGGGCGCTCCGAAGTTGCACGTAAAAAAGGTGCAAATATGTTGGTGTCCATCCATGCGGACTCAGCACCGAATAGCAGCGCCCGCGGTGCTTCTGTTTGGGTGTTATCAAATCGCCGTGCAAACAGTGAGTTAGGTAGCTGGTTAGAACAACGTGAAAAACAATCTGAATTATTAGGTGGTGCTGGTGATGCGCTCAGTGGTGCAGATCCGTACTTAAGCCAAGCAGTATTGGATTTACAGTTCGGTCATTCCCAGCGTGTGGGATACGATGTCGCTGTTCAAGTGATTCAACAATTAAGAAAAGTAGGTAATATCCATAAAAAAACGCCAGAGCATGCCAGCCTTGGGGTTCTGCGTTCTCCCGATATTCCTTCAATTCTCGTTGAAACAGGCTTCATCAGTAATGCGGCAGAAGAGCAATTGCTTAAATCTAATGAATTCCAAGATGCAGTGGCTGAAGCCATTCACTTAGGATTGCGCCAATATTTCCTTGCGAACCCGATTCAAGCAGCACCTAAATAA